The proteins below come from a single Streptococcus hyointestinalis genomic window:
- the galU gene encoding UTP--glucose-1-phosphate uridylyltransferase GalU, with the protein MTKVRKAVIPAAGLGTRFLPATKALAKEMLPIVDKPTIQFIVEEALKSGIEDILVVTGKSKRSIEDHFDSNFELEYNLKEKGKHDLLKLVDETTGIRLHFIRQSHPRGLGDAVLQAKAFVGNEPFVVMLGDDLMDITNPKATPLTKQLINDYEKTHASTIAVMEVPHEDVSSYGVIAPQGEGEHGLYSVETFVEKPAPEDAPSDLAIIGRYLLTPEIFAILETQEPGAGNEIQLTDAIDTLNKTQRVFARQFTGDRYDVGDKFGFLKTTIDYALQHPQVKNEMKDYLITLGKELEQAEPKTKD; encoded by the coding sequence ATGACTAAAGTAAGAAAAGCAGTTATCCCAGCGGCAGGACTTGGGACACGTTTCTTGCCAGCTACCAAGGCACTCGCTAAAGAAATGTTGCCTATCGTTGACAAACCAACCATTCAATTCATCGTTGAAGAGGCTCTAAAATCTGGTATCGAGGACATCCTTGTCGTTACAGGGAAGTCAAAACGCTCTATCGAGGACCACTTTGACTCAAACTTTGAGTTAGAATACAACCTCAAAGAAAAGGGCAAACACGATCTTTTAAAACTGGTTGATGAGACAACAGGGATTCGTCTACATTTCATCCGTCAGAGCCACCCACGTGGACTTGGTGACGCTGTTTTGCAAGCCAAAGCCTTTGTTGGCAACGAACCGTTTGTTGTTATGCTTGGTGATGACCTCATGGATATCACCAATCCAAAGGCAACACCGCTGACTAAACAGCTCATCAACGACTATGAAAAAACGCACGCTTCAACCATCGCTGTCATGGAAGTCCCTCATGAGGACGTGTCTAGCTACGGCGTGATTGCACCTCAAGGTGAAGGCGAACACGGGCTTTACAGTGTGGAAACCTTCGTTGAAAAGCCAGCTCCAGAAGACGCACCTAGTGACCTTGCCATTATTGGACGCTATCTCTTGACACCTGAGATTTTTGCTATCCTTGAGACACAAGAACCAGGCGCAGGCAATGAAATCCAGCTGACAGACGCTATTGACACGCTCAATAAAACACAACGTGTCTTTGCCCGTCAGTTCACAGGTGACCGCTATGATGTGGGCGATAAGTTTGGCTTCTTAAAGACAACCATTGACTATGCCCTACAGCACCCACAAGTCAAAAACGAGATGAAAGACTATCTCATCACTCTTGGTAAAGAGCTGGAACAAGCTGAACCAAAAACTAAAGACTAA
- a CDS encoding histidine phosphatase family protein yields the protein MRVIFVRHSEPDYSMLDGCEHPENYSGFGRDLAPLSEHGRHLARELAKSESFQSADVIISSSITRALETATYIARETGLDLLVEPFFHEWRPDLEHLNYTAEAVAKAYQTFWENDGKLPENASYRYETAEQVKQRFLAALEKYRGYDTVIIVTHSMLMRQFVSQKEIAYGETITVDF from the coding sequence ATGAGAGTCATTTTTGTTCGCCATTCTGAACCAGACTATTCCATGTTAGATGGATGTGAGCATCCTGAAAACTATAGTGGTTTTGGACGTGATTTGGCACCTTTGAGCGAACATGGTCGGCACTTAGCACGAGAGCTTGCCAAAAGCGAAAGCTTTCAATCGGCTGACGTCATTATCTCATCCTCGATAACGCGAGCGCTTGAGACGGCAACCTATATCGCCCGTGAGACTGGCTTGGACCTTTTAGTTGAGCCTTTCTTTCATGAGTGGCGACCTGATTTAGAACATTTAAATTATACAGCAGAAGCGGTTGCGAAAGCCTATCAGACTTTTTGGGAAAATGATGGCAAGTTACCAGAAAATGCGTCTTATCGGTATGAAACGGCAGAACAGGTTAAACAACGTTTTCTAGCCGCCTTGGAAAAGTATCGTGGCTATGACACGGTTATCATCGTGACCCACAGTATGCTCATGCGCCAATTTGTCTCTCAGAAAGAAATAGCTTATGGTGAGACGATAACAGTAGATTTTTAG
- the gltX gene encoding glutamate--tRNA ligase, whose product MSKQIRVRYAPSPTGLLHIGNARTALFNYLYARHYGGTFVIRIEDTDRKRHVEDGERSQLENLRWLGIDWDESPETHDKYRQSERLELYQGYIDQLLAEGKAYKSYVTEEELAAERERQEAAGETPRYINEYLGMSEDEKAAYIAEREAAGITPTVRLAVNEAGIYKWNDMVKGDIEFEGGNIGGDWVIQKRDGYPTYNFAVVVDDHLMEISHVIRGDDHIANTPKQLMVYEALGWEAPEFGHMTLIINSETGKKLSKRDTNTLQFIEDYRKKGYLPEAVFNFIALLGWNPGGEDEIFSREELIKLFDEKRLSKSPAAFDQKKLDWMSNDYIKHADFETIFALCEPFLAEAGRLEDKEKAEKLVKLYQPQMKSADEIVPLTDLFFSDYPVLSKDAIEVLKGETVPTVLTAFKEKLENLSDEDFVVDNIFPQIKAVQKETGIKGKNLFMPIRVAVSGEMHGPELPDTIYLLGREKSIQHLSNVLELIS is encoded by the coding sequence ATGTCTAAGCAAATTCGTGTGCGTTACGCACCAAGTCCAACAGGACTACTACATATCGGAAATGCCCGTACGGCACTGTTTAACTATCTCTATGCCCGTCATTATGGCGGTACTTTTGTGATTCGTATCGAAGATACAGACCGCAAACGTCATGTGGAGGACGGTGAGCGTTCACAGCTTGAAAACTTGCGTTGGTTAGGGATTGACTGGGATGAAAGCCCAGAAACGCATGACAAGTATCGTCAGTCTGAGCGCTTAGAGCTTTACCAAGGCTACATTGATCAGCTTTTGGCAGAAGGCAAAGCCTACAAGTCTTATGTGACTGAGGAAGAGTTGGCTGCGGAGCGCGAACGTCAGGAAGCAGCGGGCGAAACTCCTCGCTATATCAACGAGTATCTCGGTATGAGTGAGGACGAAAAGGCAGCTTATATCGCTGAGCGTGAAGCAGCAGGCATTACCCCAACGGTGCGTCTAGCGGTCAATGAAGCGGGTATCTACAAGTGGAATGACATGGTTAAGGGCGACATCGAGTTTGAAGGTGGCAATATCGGTGGTGACTGGGTTATCCAAAAGCGTGATGGCTACCCAACTTATAACTTTGCCGTGGTTGTGGACGACCACCTCATGGAAATTTCCCACGTTATCCGTGGAGACGACCACATCGCAAACACACCAAAACAGCTCATGGTCTATGAAGCACTGGGATGGGAAGCGCCAGAGTTTGGACACATGACCCTTATCATCAACTCTGAAACAGGTAAAAAGCTCTCAAAACGTGATACCAACACGCTTCAATTCATCGAAGACTACCGCAAGAAAGGCTATCTGCCAGAAGCAGTCTTTAACTTCATTGCTCTTTTGGGTTGGAATCCAGGTGGTGAGGACGAGATTTTCTCTCGTGAAGAGCTTATCAAGCTCTTTGATGAAAAACGCCTCAGCAAGTCACCAGCTGCCTTTGATCAGAAAAAACTGGACTGGATGAGCAATGACTACATCAAGCATGCGGATTTTGAGACGATTTTTGCTCTTTGTGAACCATTCTTAGCAGAAGCTGGACGCTTAGAGGACAAGGAAAAAGCAGAGAAATTGGTCAAACTCTACCAACCACAAATGAAGTCAGCTGACGAGATTGTGCCATTGACAGATCTCTTCTTCTCCGACTATCCAGTCTTGAGTAAGGATGCTATCGAGGTGCTAAAAGGGGAAACTGTGCCAACAGTGCTTACTGCCTTCAAGGAAAAACTGGAAAATCTCTCTGACGAGGACTTTGTGGTGGACAATATCTTCCCACAAATCAAGGCAGTCCAAAAAGAAACAGGCATTAAGGGCAAAAACCTCTTTATGCCAATCCGTGTTGCCGTCTCAGGTGAAATGCACGGACCAGAGTTGCCAGATACTATCTATCTTCTTGGACGTGAGAAGTCTATCCAACACCTCTCAAACGTGCTTGAACTCATTAGCTAA
- the radA gene encoding DNA repair protein RadA: MAKTKKTFVCQECGYHSSKYLGRCPSCSSWTSFVEEVDVTEVKNARVSLTGEKTRPIKLSEVSSINVNRTQTDMEEFNRVLGGGVVPGSLVLIGGDPGIGKSTLLLQVSTQLANKGTVLYVSGEESAEQIKLRSERLGDIDNAFYLYAETNMQSIRAEIEKLQPDFLIIDSIQTIMSPEISSVQGSVSQVREVTAELMQLAKSNNIATFIVGHVTKEGTLAGPRMLEHMVDTVLYFEGERHHTFRILRAVKNRFGSTNEIGIFEMQSAGLVEVTNPSEVFLEERLDGATGSAIVVTMEGTRPILAEVQALVTPSVFGNAKRTATGLDFNRVSLIMAVLEKRCGLLLQNQDAYLKSAGGVKLDEPAIDLAVAVAITSSYKEQPTNPQDAFIGEIGLTGEIRRVNRIEQRINEAAKLGFKKIYAPKNALAGLSLPDGIEVIGVSTVSDVLKKVFAH; encoded by the coding sequence ATCGCTAAAACGAAAAAGACATTTGTTTGTCAGGAATGTGGTTACCATTCTTCAAAATATCTAGGGCGTTGTCCCAGTTGCTCGTCTTGGACCTCTTTTGTGGAGGAAGTGGACGTCACCGAGGTCAAAAATGCCAGAGTCAGCCTAACTGGTGAGAAAACTCGTCCGATCAAGCTGAGTGAGGTCAGCTCCATCAACGTCAACCGCACACAGACCGATATGGAAGAGTTTAATCGTGTCTTAGGCGGTGGCGTTGTTCCAGGCAGTCTCGTTCTCATCGGAGGAGACCCTGGGATTGGGAAGTCAACGCTGCTCCTACAGGTCTCTACTCAGCTGGCAAATAAGGGAACGGTACTCTATGTGTCGGGTGAGGAGTCTGCTGAGCAGATTAAGCTGCGTAGTGAGCGTCTTGGCGATATTGACAATGCGTTTTATCTCTATGCTGAGACCAATATGCAGAGCATACGAGCGGAGATAGAGAAATTGCAGCCTGATTTTCTGATTATTGACTCCATTCAGACCATTATGAGTCCAGAGATTTCCAGTGTCCAAGGGTCGGTCAGTCAGGTGCGTGAGGTGACAGCAGAACTCATGCAACTTGCTAAGAGCAACAATATCGCTACCTTTATCGTGGGGCATGTGACCAAAGAAGGGACTCTTGCTGGACCACGTATGCTAGAGCACATGGTGGATACGGTGCTCTACTTTGAGGGTGAGCGCCATCACACCTTTAGGATTTTACGAGCGGTTAAAAACCGTTTTGGCTCTACCAACGAAATCGGCATCTTTGAAATGCAGTCGGCGGGTCTGGTTGAGGTGACCAATCCTAGCGAAGTTTTCCTAGAGGAGCGCTTGGATGGGGCGACAGGCTCTGCTATTGTCGTGACTATGGAGGGGACACGTCCTATCCTTGCTGAGGTGCAGGCGCTAGTAACGCCTAGCGTCTTTGGCAATGCCAAGCGGACAGCGACAGGGCTTGATTTTAACCGAGTGAGCCTTATCATGGCGGTTTTAGAAAAGCGTTGCGGACTGTTATTACAAAATCAAGATGCCTACCTCAAGTCAGCGGGCGGTGTCAAGCTGGATGAGCCAGCTATTGACCTTGCCGTTGCTGTCGCTATCACCTCAAGCTACAAAGAACAGCCCACCAATCCGCAGGACGCCTTTATCGGCGAGATTGGCTTGACAGGTGAGATTAGACGGGTCAATCGTATCGAACAACGCATCAACGAAGCGGCAAAACTAGGCTTCAAAAAAATCTACGCCCCTAAAAATGCCCTCGCTGGGCTTTCTCTGCCAGACGGCATTGAGGTTATCGGCGTTTCAACCGTGAGTGATGTTTTAAAGAAAGTATTTGCACATTAA
- a CDS encoding dUTP diphosphatase: MKIRGFELVSSYTDETLLPKRETAHAAGYDLKVAERVVIEPGEIVLVPTGVKAYMQAGEVLYLYDRSSNPRKKGLVLINSVGVIDGDYYGNPANEGHIFAQMQNITDQSVTLEVGERIVQGVFVPYLLVDGDEATGVRTGGFGSTGN, encoded by the coding sequence ATGAAAATCCGTGGTTTTGAGTTGGTGTCAAGCTATACTGATGAGACGTTGCTACCGAAGCGTGAAACAGCGCATGCGGCTGGTTATGATTTGAAAGTGGCTGAGCGTGTGGTGATTGAACCAGGTGAGATTGTCCTTGTGCCAACAGGCGTCAAGGCTTATATGCAAGCTGGTGAGGTACTCTATCTCTACGACCGCTCGTCCAATCCGAGAAAAAAAGGCTTGGTTCTGATTAATTCGGTGGGTGTCATTGATGGAGATTACTATGGCAATCCCGCAAATGAGGGGCATATCTTTGCTCAAATGCAAAATATCACCGACCAGTCCGTTACCCTTGAGGTGGGTGAGCGCATTGTCCAAGGTGTCTTTGTGCCCTATCTCTTAGTGGATGGCGACGAGGCAACAGGGGTGCGAACCGGCGGTTTTGGAAGTACAGGAAACTAA
- a CDS encoding TIGR00266 family protein → MAFSIDSNMQFPLVEVTLERGEQVYIQRGSMVYHTPSVSLNTKLNGRGSGLGKLMGAIGRSMTSGESMLITQAVSNADNGKLALAPNTPGQVLALELGSKQYRLNDGAFLALDGSAQYRMERQSVGRALFGGQGGFFVMTTEGVGTLLANAFGSIKKIELNVDEMTIDNAHVVAWSTELDYNIHLENGFVQSIGTGEGVVNTFRGTGEVYVQSLNLETFAHSLESFLPLSDG, encoded by the coding sequence ATGGCTTTTTCAATTGACAGTAATATGCAATTTCCGCTAGTTGAGGTGACGCTTGAGCGTGGTGAGCAGGTTTATATTCAGCGTGGCAGTATGGTTTACCACACGCCTAGCGTCAGCCTAAACACCAAGCTAAATGGTCGTGGGAGCGGTCTAGGTAAGCTCATGGGAGCTATTGGACGCTCGATGACTTCGGGCGAGTCCATGTTGATTACCCAAGCCGTCTCAAACGCTGACAATGGCAAGCTTGCCCTTGCTCCAAATACACCTGGTCAAGTCCTTGCCTTAGAGCTAGGTAGCAAGCAATATCGCCTCAACGATGGTGCCTTTCTAGCGCTCGATGGCTCTGCTCAATACCGCATGGAGCGTCAGTCTGTTGGTCGTGCGCTTTTTGGCGGACAAGGTGGCTTCTTTGTCATGACAACTGAAGGCGTTGGGACGCTTCTAGCTAATGCCTTTGGCTCTATCAAAAAAATTGAGCTTAATGTTGACGAGATGACGATTGACAATGCTCATGTTGTCGCATGGAGCACCGAGCTTGATTACAACATTCACTTGGAAAATGGCTTTGTCCAATCCATCGGAACAGGCGAAGGTGTGGTCAATACCTTCCGTGGCACAGGTGAGGTTTATGTACAGAGCCTTAATCTTGAAACCTTTGCCCACAGCCTAGAGAGCTTTTTACCTCTGTCAGATGGCTAA
- a CDS encoding NAD(P)H-dependent glycerol-3-phosphate dehydrogenase, giving the protein MAKQTVAVLGPGSWGTALAQVLNDNRHDVRLWGNIPEQIDEINNQHTNTRYFKDVVLSSDIKAYTDLKAALDGVDAVLFVVPTKVTRLVAKQVAEVLDHKVTVMHASKGLEPGTHERLSTILEEEIPEDLRSEIVVVSGPSHAEETIVRDITLITAASKDTEAAKYAQKLFSNNYFRLYTNTDVIGVETAGALKNIIAVGAGALHGLGYGDNAKAAIITRGLAEITRLGVKLGADPLTYSGLSGVGDLIVTGTSVHSRNLRAGDALGRGEKLEDVEKNMGMVIEGISTTKVAYELAQDLDVYMPITTAIYRGIYEGADIRESILSMMTNELRAENEWR; this is encoded by the coding sequence ATGGCTAAGCAAACTGTTGCAGTCCTAGGACCAGGGTCTTGGGGAACTGCTCTAGCTCAAGTCCTAAACGACAACAGACACGACGTGCGTCTTTGGGGCAATATTCCAGAACAAATCGATGAAATCAATAACCAACACACCAATACCCGCTACTTTAAAGACGTTGTCCTCTCAAGCGACATCAAGGCTTATACCGATTTAAAAGCTGCGCTTGACGGCGTAGACGCGGTTTTATTTGTCGTTCCGACAAAAGTGACACGCCTTGTCGCAAAACAAGTAGCTGAAGTCCTTGACCACAAAGTCACTGTCATGCACGCTTCAAAAGGCTTAGAACCTGGCACACACGAGCGCTTGTCTACTATCCTCGAAGAGGAAATTCCTGAGGACCTACGTAGTGAGATTGTCGTGGTTTCAGGACCAAGCCACGCCGAAGAAACCATTGTGCGTGACATCACTCTCATCACAGCAGCTTCTAAAGACACCGAAGCTGCCAAATACGCTCAAAAGCTCTTTAGCAACAACTACTTCCGCCTCTACACCAATACAGACGTCATCGGAGTTGAGACAGCTGGGGCGCTCAAAAATATCATCGCCGTTGGTGCCGGTGCGCTTCACGGTCTTGGCTACGGTGACAATGCCAAAGCGGCTATCATCACACGTGGATTAGCTGAAATCACCCGTCTAGGTGTCAAGCTAGGGGCTGACCCATTGACTTATAGCGGGCTTTCTGGTGTTGGTGACTTGATTGTCACAGGGACATCTGTTCACTCCCGCAACTTGCGTGCTGGGGACGCTCTTGGACGTGGTGAAAAGCTAGAAGATGTTGAGAAGAATATGGGTATGGTCATCGAAGGAATCTCAACGACCAAGGTTGCCTATGAACTGGCTCAAGACCTAGATGTTTACATGCCAATCACTACAGCTATCTACCGTGGTATCTACGAGGGCGCTGACATTCGTGAGAGTATCCTCAGTATGATGACCAATGAGCTGCGTGCTGAAAACGAATGGCGATAG
- a CDS encoding beta-class carbonic anhydrase: MSYFEQFMKANQAYVDLHGTAHLPIHPKTRVAIVTCMDSRLHVAQALGLALGDAHILRNAGGRVTEDMIRSLVISQQQLGTREIIVIHHTDCGAQTFENAAFTQQLERDLGVDVHDKDFLPFTDVEESVREDMALLRQSPLIPDDVEISGAVYDVDTGRMSEVKA, from the coding sequence ATGTCATATTTTGAGCAATTTATGAAAGCCAATCAGGCTTACGTTGACCTGCATGGGACAGCGCACTTGCCTATTCACCCAAAGACCCGTGTGGCGATTGTGACCTGCATGGACTCAAGGTTACACGTGGCGCAAGCCTTAGGATTGGCGCTTGGGGATGCGCATATCCTGCGTAATGCTGGCGGGCGTGTGACAGAGGATATGATTCGCTCGCTGGTTATCTCACAGCAGCAGCTAGGCACTCGTGAGATTATCGTCATCCATCACACCGACTGTGGAGCGCAGACTTTTGAAAATGCCGCCTTTACACAACAGCTTGAGCGTGATTTGGGCGTTGATGTGCATGATAAGGACTTTCTACCCTTTACAGACGTGGAGGAGAGTGTGCGTGAGGACATGGCGCTCTTGCGACAATCTCCGCTAATTCCAGATGATGTCGAAATTTCTGGAGCGGTCTATGACGTTGACACAGGACGTATGAGTGAGGTCAAAGCTTAA